The Triticum aestivum cultivar Chinese Spring chromosome 6D, IWGSC CS RefSeq v2.1, whole genome shotgun sequence genomic sequence TTTAAGCATGCCGAAATGGTTACTCCTTCGAACTGCTTGCTCCATATTGTTCATACAGTCATCACTGATCGCTCCTGCTCTGAACTATGTGTCTCCACCATAAAGTTTTCAGCTCACATGGTATCTCTGCTTTCAACAACCATAAGAAAGGTGAGTCCTCTTTTAAAGCATCAAAAACTGTCCCCGCGTCGTCCGcctgggcgactcgggcggcgaccCGATCCATTTTCCTCGGCAGTTCCTCGTGCTTCCTTCCCTCGCCGGCgcggctgacggcggcggcggggctccatcCCCGTCGCAATTTAGGCAACACTTGACGAGGTGCAGCGGCGGTTTGGATGCTGTGAAGGCGGAAGTtgaagcggcggcgacggcgctacATGTGGGGTTCAATCTGACGTTTGCATGGCTGTTGGGTGGCCAGAtcggatgcaagttgccgccattcATGGATGCCATGTTTACCAATGGAGTGAGCCTCGCGGTGCCGTCAATTCCTCGGCAGAAGCACGAGATCCATTCCTCTTTTCCCAGGAAAGAGTGGAGATCTGCTCGCACTGGTCCGAACAACCGCCTGCTCTGCTGCATGATTGGGAAGTGGAGATCCATCCTGAGAATGTGCAGCATGCTCATGCCATGCCGATGCTCCTGGAGTGGCTCTTTGGCGTTGCGGCGCGGCAGGTTGAGGCGGTGGCTCGAGCGCAGTTGTTGCTGTCGTCGCCCGCATCTCTTGGAGGGAGGGAAGGCGTGGTCATGGTGGTCTTCTGCTTGGGCTCGGGCGCTAGGTCAGGTGGCGCCATGAATCTGCCGAACATGCTGCCGGGCGGTCATCGGCCACGGTGGTCACCTGAGAGGATTAAACTTGTATGATCTACGTCCATAGGTGAGGACGACAAGATAGTGGCTGCGAGTGGTGCTGTCGTCTTATGCAGATCAGCCTTGGCTGCCACTTGTGAGGATCAAGGTTTTGGTTACTGGTTGAAATTTCGagatttcccatggttaccgcgtatttccgtgcccctcggtaaatcCCCATACCAAGCAAAAAATAccagtttttattttttttaatttaaaCGATCGATTTATAGTAAAGTACGTAGGATCTAATTAATGTCATGAGAGTTAGTTCTAACGTATTGGTAGCAACCTAGTTCCTGTTTTAAGAGGTCTCTGGTTCGAATGTTCATTCATTCACtcatttgaattcaaaattcaactataaaattcgTTCGAAATATTCTCGGTATTTCTCAGTAACCGTGGTATCCACGTTTACCAGTCCCCCTCGGTAAAAttgcctcattcggtaaccaaaaccttggtgaGGACGGTGCAGGCCTCCAGAGCGTCCCAAACTTGGGATTTGGTGGTGCCACTGTCCTTTCTCCTTGCCGGGACTTCTTCGGGTGGTAGCGAGTACCTCTTCTCGAGTCTCGTCAGCCTACCTGTATGGGCGTGGTCATTGCTTGTCGTAAGGACCATGCACGTATGCAACTATTGGGACCGAGGCAAGTGGAGGAGAGAACACTATTTGACTTCGATTGGGCGGTATTTCTCGAGTACTCAGTCttgagctccggggtgaaaacTCTGGTCTGACCCTCATTGATTAGACCTGGCAATGGCGGCATTCTTTGCGTCGTTACCCTGATGATGGCATTGCTCGGATTTTGCTCGGATTTGATCTTTAGGGTGAAAACCATGATCTGACCTTTGGTGGTTGGATCCAGCGATGGCGACACATTTACGTCATTCCCTTTTTGGAGGCATCGCTTTTGGAGAACCCTTCTcgtcagtggcggagccaggattggcTGACGCCCCAAGCAAGAAACAAAGGGCTAGAAACTACCCCAAAAAAAACACCAGTTTCAAGGCATACAAAATCAATCTGTGTTCCATAAATAATAAGAAACCAAACATAATATTCGATTGCAGCATTTGTTCCATGATGGGTCAAGTAATAAAGCAAGACAAATCAAAAGACAATATCTAGCATATATAGATGATACAAAGATTGGTACCAAATTAAAGGATTGGTTGATCTGAGCCTCCCATGACTACATCTTCAATAGCAAAAGAAGCTAAACCTTCAATGATAAATTTTTAAAAGGCAAATCAGTGCATAATGTAGCCTTTATCGGAAAAGTGCATAGTGTAGTAGGTAAAACTATTTAATAACAGATGCAAAATGTGAAAACTTGTGTGCGTATCACTTATAATTCCATATTCATGGCAAGATGACAAGGTCATTGCAATTCATCAATGTCTTGTTTCTTTCACTCATCATGCCTTCCTGTAACAATAGAAACAGCGCAAGTCATACCGAATTTCCGAACAATTGCAAAATTTATTTCAGTTAACAATGTATTGCTCTAATCTAGCAGCAAAACAAGCTCTGCGGTGGCAAATTGGCAATGTACTAATGAGATCACTGCAATTAATAATGCAGGAAAGATCACACCCGGGCTCATAAAACAAAAGCAGTGAACTTTATAGTGCAACCATAATACAGAAATACTAGTCTGATTAACCACCACACAAGCATCAGAAGTTCAGAACAGAGCTCCACCGAACAGAGCTATACATCGAAGAGAACTAGGAAGGGATACATTTGCTCTTGCTCTGTTGTCTGCTCTGTGCTGCGGCTCGCCGGATGCCGGgcagcacgcctcctcgccggggTCGCCGCCTCGTCGGACAGAGCAGCAGCCCGCAGCGGCGCAACCTGATTGGGTGATGCCGCAGAAGGGGATTGAAggggatggaacagaccgactggGTAGGCACGACGGTAGGCAGCGGCGGGCGGTGCCGGCGGGCAGGGATGCAGGTCACGCAGCCACCTGAAGTCTAGGGTTCGTCCAAGTCGGGGGAACGGCCGACTGGTTGGTTCGGGTTCGTCCAAGTCGATGCACAGGCAGGTAGAGGCCGACAGACAACGAACGAGATGGGCCTCACGCCTCAGGCCGCCTTCGTTTTGCTACAGTGTACAAACGAGATGGGCCTCACACCCCAGCCAGCCGCCCGGGCTGCCTGGGGCTGTCTCCGCCCATGCTTCTCGTAGTCTTTGTGTTGTCAAGAGATGGTTGACGCTGATGGTCACTGCTATATTTCGTCAATTgttgttttcattttatttttctctCCGTGTAGGCATAGttttggtcttgtatgactttgctttTTGCCGGCGTGATCATTTTGTGTGTGTAtacatcctagttatgcagaggttGGGTGTGTATTCATTATGATTGTATCCCTCGATTCTACATTATGAGTCAAATAAAGACACCCTTTATCAAAAATAAGAAAGGTGAGTCATTTTACAATGCAAGGGGTCTGTCCTAAAAAAATCTGTGAAGCTAAGAATTCAAATCACAATTGATTTTTCCTTACTCTCCTCTTGATTCATGAAACCAGATTGCTGGTTGGATTGTCGTTTGATGATTTACACACGAGCTGGAGTCGCTCATGGTGGACGCCTGCTGCAGGGGTGGAGAAGCCGATCTGAAGAAGGGAGGAGAAACAGTGGAGGCCCAAAGAGCGCCGGCGGTGGTGGCACGATCCGAGACGCACGGCGGCGCTGACAGCAGAGGTCGCCTCGACTGATTATTTGCACAAGCCCCCGACACATTTGTATTGTTCGGCCGTGTATCTTGTTCGgttgtggctttatttataaagcaggaCGAAAACCTGTTTCGAAAGAAAGATAGCCCCGACACATTTGCCACTAAGCCCCTAATTTGGATCGAAATTAATAGTCGCGATCCAAATATTTATAATTAGGACCCTGGATTTTGCTTATAGAACCCTGGTTGGGGTCCGCTCCTCCTCCCGCCCGTCCGCCGGGAGCGCAGAGCCCGAACCCGTCCACCATTCACTGCTGGAGACCTAGCATCAGCAAGCTCCCCATAAATTGCAGCGCAACAGCTCGTCGGCAGGCGAGGAGCCCCGTGGCCAGGGCGGCAGTCGCGTGGCGTCCCGGAGCTGCCTGCGGCCGTTGTCAGGCCCGGATGTTCGCCGAGGCCGGAAGCCGGCCGGTGCTTCTCCTGCAGGTGCAGACGGTGCTCTTCCCTGTTTGCAATTAGTGATGGATAGGACGAGAGCCGGCCGGTCCTTGCATCTCAAACAGTCGAGCAGGCACGGCTGAGCATGAAATATTTTCAGGCGTCGTGCTTAATTTGGAAGATGTGTAAGTCGAGGAGTAGCTGATAAGCTCGGTCTCATTGGAAATCTGAACTTGCGAGGATCAGGCATTGCCAACCTATACATAAGCGGCAGCAAGCCACACAATGTCAGAGCAGACGGTGTGAAGCCTTATGTTCTCACACATCTCAGACGACCATAAGGTGTTCGTGTAAATGCTTCTGAACTCGGCCGCTCCTTTGCTTCCGAAGACTGAAGCATTAGAAGGGTGTCACGCTTTCAGGTGCCTTGCTCAATTTGAATGATATCATTGAGGAAGCCACCACCTCTTTTGCATAACCCGGTCTCATTGGGATTCCAAACCGACAAGGATCACACAATGTCACACCGAATCGCTGAAAAATCTGGGACAGGATTGCATTGCCTGGCTAATGGCTACACGCACATTTTCCTCCCCGGTGGATTGCTTGATCATTCTTTACCTGATTTCAGTTATTCCCAATTTCTATATTGGAGGTGTAAATTTCATTCTGCATCTGTGTAAAGCGTAAGTCGGAATAAGCAAATACCATATGCATCACTGAACAATTGGGACTGAATGATCATGCCTGCAAGCAGCTTCTTCTGTGAGTCGCCGCGGCGGAGCCAGGAAACCCCCCTTTTTTTCAAGGATAAACCCTCACAGACGGAGGCACAATATTGCTCAGCACTGTCCTAGGACTCCGTATTTTGAAGTTCATAACATTCTTAATTATATTCAAATCACAACACAATGTTTGTTGAGTGTCTTGCATTCAGAGCTTTAGACATGATGAGTACTCTGCATATTATGATGATACATATGACCGCACCACAAGATATCGTTTACGATATTTTGTAAAAACTTGCATATTAATTCCATCGTTActaactaaataattattgttttaaATGGAACCTCTTGTTGATGGTGACCTTCTTCTTCTCACCAGTGTTTTTGTCCTTGGCAGAGACATCCAGGATACCGTTGGCATCAATGTCGAAGCACACAATTATTTGTGGAACGCCTTTGGATGCTGGAGGAATGGAGAACTCAAACTCGCCCAACAGGTTATTGTCGCAAGTCTTGGCACCTTCACCCTCGTAAACCTGGATACGGATACAAGGTTGGTTGTCATAGTCGGTAGATATGACTATCTCCGTCTTGACGGGGATCGCCCTGTTCTTTGGAATCATCACTGTCATGTCGCCCCCTTTCGTCCCCAAACCAAGAGAAAGTGGGGTAGCATCCAACAAAAGGAGGTCGCTCATCCAACCCTCATTGTCGTTGTTCGGTCCGGTCAAAAGGGCAGCCTGTAAAGCAGCACCATAGGCAACAGCTTCGTCAGGGTTGATGCTCTTATAAAGCTCCTTCCCGTTGAAGAGCTCCTGAAGAAGCTGCTGAATCTTTGGAATTCTAGAGGAGCCACCAATAAGAACAACAGCATGAACTGAGCTCATGTCCATGCGAGCATCCCTGAGGCAGTCCTCCACAATGTCCATACACTTCCTGAAGAGATCCATGTTGAGCTCCTCAAACCTGGCACGGGTGATGGTTGAGTAGAAGTCGATGTCCTCATACAAACAACTGATCTCAATGACGGCCTCTTCAGTGGAGGAGAGGGTTCTCTTCGCCCTCTCGCAGGCTGTCCTCAGTCTCCTAAGAGCCCTGGGGTTGCCACTgatgtcctttttcttctttcttttaaaCTCTTGGACGAAGTGGTTCACCATGCGGTTGTCAAAGTCCTCACCACCAAGGTGAGGGTCGCCAGCTGTGGCCAGGACCTCAAAAATATAAAACTCGATCTCGACAAGGGAGACATCAAAGGTACCACCTCCAAGGTCAAAGACGAGAGCATTCTCTACCACACCCCACTCGGTAACCTTGTTGTGAAGGCCATAAGCCATAGCAGCAGCAGTCGGCTCAGGGATGATACGCATTACATTCAGACTAGCAAGCACTCCTGCATTCCAGGTGGCCTGCCGCTGCAAGTCGGTGGAGCAAGCAGGAACAGTGACAACAGCATTCTTGATGGTGCTGCCAAGGTAGGCTTCAGCTGTCTCCCGCATCCTGACGAGAACCATTGAGGAAATCTCTTCAGCTGCGAATTGCTGCTCCACACCCTTGTATTTAACAGCAATCATAGGCTTGTCTTCAGGTCCAGAAATGACCTTGAAGGGCCAGTGCTTAATGTCATTCTGTACAGAAGCATCAGTAAATCTCCTACCAATGAGCCGCTTGGAATCTGCAGCAAGTATTTGACGTCAGTAACTGCATGCACTAATTTTACTAAGGAATGGTGCTTGAAGTAAATATAAAACATCACCAATACAAATTAATCACCCAAACTTGAATAGAGGGCAAGATAAATTATTTTCCGGTGCAAGCAATAATAACTTCCTGCAACCCGAGTGCATTATATTTTCTATAGGACGCAACGACGTTCTATAAACGGCAGTAGGTAACATTTAGCAAACACTGTCATGCAGACGAAAAAAACTTTAAAAAAATTGTAAAGAACTTAGAGAATCATCTTGCATTTAAAACCGACCTTAACGAAATATTAGGCCTCGCGTTTGTTCCAACCCAGAGCCCAAAAATAAAGCGCCAAGCAGGCAGGTTACACCGAATTACTAACTAGGAAAGCTAGGGCTATATAGTAACAGAAGGTTCATTTAGCAGCAAGCTGTGCCCCTTGttattttttttagagaaaagactAGACCGAGCGCAAGATAGGGCTTGAACCTAATGGCGGGCTAGGGGCCTCAACCCTTGCCACGAGAAGGCAAGATCCAGCATCCAAACCGTCTCCGAGGACAGCTCCCGCACCAGATCCGGCGGGAGGAGCAATGGCGGGGGCACGCCAGTGGGAACCACCAGTCCCAGGCTCCGCGGCACCCACACGCTGGGGAAGAGGGCAGGAGCAAGGGGGCGGACTGGGCGCGGGAGGAGGGCGAACTCCAGCCTAGCTGGGCGCGAGGGGAAGCCCCTCCGCCACCAACCGCAATCTCCCCTTGTTATTTGCCATACTCATAGCCACAGAAGAAGCCTTTTTTCAAAGAATACTCTGTTCATCATCAAGGTAAAACAGATTGATGGCCGAACAGTAGTCAAGGGATGAATGGTACTAGTGGTGTAGCAAAAAGGACGCACTGATGTTAAAGGAAAAAACATAAGGCCACTCAAAAGCATACCCACAACAATTGTAAAGTCAAGTAACCATGCTATGAGCCCGCGATACAGAATTATTCAGACTGAGATATCCAGTCTAAGTTGCCAAAGCGAGACCAAAGACACGAACGTCACATTTTGTTGTCTGGCTCCCCGCTCCACGCCGCGTCTGCGCCGCTAGCCACTCCGGCTCCGACGGCCACCTCTCTCGGCCGGCATGGCGAGCCGTGTGCAGCTCTCTGGCTCCCCGTCCGGCAGTTTGAGCCCTCCCACTACCTTGGGCTCGTCTCCCCACCCCCCACCCCGGTTGCGCTCCCTCATCGTCGTCCCACCGGCACCGCGGGCCGACCCGGCGCCACCTTCGGGTGGGGCGCCATGGCAGCAGGTCCGGGGCCGGAAGGAGCATCGGCCACCTGGCCCTCGTCTCAGGCTGGCAAGCTTGCTCTTCTCC encodes the following:
- the LOC123146355 gene encoding heat shock cognate 70 kDa protein translates to MMAWEGAIGIDLGTTYSCVAVWQNGHVEIVANEQGNRTTPSYVAFTSSKRLIGDAAKNQADMNPANTIFDSKRLIGRRFTDASVQNDIKHWPFKVISGPEDKPMIAVKYKGVEQQFAAEEISSMVLVRMRETAEAYLGSTIKNAVVTVPACSTDLQRQATWNAGVLASLNVMRIIPEPTAAAMAYGLHNKVTEWGVVENALVFDLGGGTFDVSLVEIEFYIFEVLATAGDPHLGGEDFDNRMVNHFVQEFKRKKKKDISGNPRALRRLRTACERAKRTLSSTEEAVIEISCLYEDIDFYSTITRARFEELNMDLFRKCMDIVEDCLRDARMDMSSVHAVVLIGGSSRIPKIQQLLQELFNGKELYKSINPDEAVAYGAALQAALLTGPNNDNEGWMSDLLLLDATPLSLGLGTKGGDMTVMIPKNRAIPVKTEIVISTDYDNQPCIRIQVYEGEGAKTCDNNLLGEFEFSIPPASKGVPQIIVCFDIDANGILDVSAKDKNTGEKKKVTINKRFHLKQ